Proteins encoded together in one Luteimonas fraxinea window:
- a CDS encoding PepSY domain-containing protein, translated as MQHTTAIRGLVLALSLAAGAAVAQDAMTSTQVRAALTEGGYTNIHDVEFKDGVWKADVTDANGTKIDVRLDPATGRVYPETAGATSLGESDIRAKLTAEGFTRIEDVKFDDGMWEAEADNAQGQRMDLKLDPEDGRIVSQSRD; from the coding sequence ATGCAGCACACCACCGCCATCCGTGGCCTTGTTCTGGCCCTCTCGCTCGCCGCTGGCGCCGCCGTCGCCCAGGACGCCATGACCAGCACCCAGGTGCGCGCCGCACTGACTGAAGGCGGCTACACCAATATCCACGACGTCGAGTTCAAGGACGGCGTGTGGAAGGCCGACGTCACCGACGCCAACGGCACCAAGATCGACGTGCGTCTGGACCCGGCCACCGGCCGCGTCTATCCGGAAACCGCCGGCGCAACCAGTCTTGGGGAGTCCGATATCCGCGCCAAGCTGACCGCCGAGGGCTTCACCCGCATCGAAGACGTCAAGTTCGACGACGGCATGTGGGAGGCCGAGGCCGACAACGCGCAAGGCCAGCGTATGGATCTGAAGCTCGACCCGGAAGACGGCCGCATCGTCAGCCAGTCGCGCGACTGA
- a CDS encoding EF-hand domain-containing protein: MIRTSFAVGLLALATALPAVAQVTTSPLQQADAQPSVSSQSGRQTGVVTMDRDDGRQVIVRSYEPRSAQADQYRVDFAALDVDGDGYISRVEAKAHPALDAEFNAIDSNRDGRLSREELAGWLR, from the coding sequence ATGATTCGCACATCCTTTGCCGTCGGCCTGCTCGCGCTCGCAACGGCACTGCCCGCCGTCGCCCAGGTCACGACCTCGCCGCTGCAGCAGGCCGATGCGCAGCCCAGCGTGTCGTCGCAATCCGGCCGGCAGACCGGTGTGGTCACCATGGACCGCGACGACGGCCGTCAAGTCATCGTCCGGTCCTACGAGCCGCGTTCCGCGCAGGCCGACCAGTACCGCGTCGACTTCGCCGCCCTCGACGTGGATGGCGACGGCTACATCAGCCGCGTCGAGGCCAAGGCGCATCCCGCGCTCGACGCAGAGTTCAACGCCATCGACAGCAATCGCGACGGTCGCCTGAGCCGCGAGGAACTCGCGGGCTGGCTGCGCTGA
- a CDS encoding M3 family metallopeptidase, translating to MDNPLLDQTGLPRFDEIEPAHVQPAIDALVAEAEAALALAGRAQPVTWDSVVAPLEDATERLGRAWNQVGHLNAVVNTPVMREAYNAALPKVTRFFSALGQDQALFSAYQALSDQADALGLDTLQRRVLAHALRDFRLGGAALNDADRARFSDIQQALATLSSEFSEHVLDATDAFAVYVEDLAELDGLPEETLAAARAAAERDGREGWKLTLQMPSYLPIQTYATNRALRERFYRAYGLRASESGPEALDNGPLIARILALREEKARLLGHANYAELSLATKMATAPDAVLTFLRDLAARARPHAEEDREQLAAFAREQLGIPSLEPWDMSFASDRLRQARYDYSAQTVKRYFTEDRVLAGLFDVVESLYGLRVERDDAPVWHEDARFYRLTNADGALVGQFYLDLYAREGKRGGAWMDDCRNRRATADGVQTPLVYLVCNFGRGTGGRPATFTHGEVTTLFHEMGHGLHQLLTQVDTLPIAGINGVEWDAVELPSQFMENFCWEWDRVQAMTAHIDTGEPLPRDLFDRMRAARNFQSGLQTLRQIEFSLFDMLLHADFDAGRDDMLALLERVRDEVAVTRTPTWHRFPNQFSHIFAGGYAAGYYSYKWAEVLSADAYAAFEESTDQLSETGRRFREEVLSRGGSRDAIENFRAFRGRDPDIAALLRHSGM from the coding sequence ATGGACAACCCGCTGCTCGATCAAACCGGCCTGCCGCGCTTCGACGAGATCGAACCGGCGCATGTGCAGCCCGCGATCGACGCGCTGGTGGCCGAGGCCGAGGCCGCGCTGGCCCTGGCCGGCCGCGCGCAGCCGGTCACCTGGGACAGCGTGGTCGCGCCGCTGGAGGACGCGACCGAGCGTCTGGGCCGGGCCTGGAACCAGGTCGGCCACCTCAACGCCGTGGTCAATACCCCGGTCATGCGCGAGGCCTACAACGCCGCGCTGCCGAAGGTGACGCGCTTCTTCAGCGCGCTCGGGCAGGACCAGGCCCTGTTCTCGGCGTACCAGGCGTTGTCCGATCAGGCCGATGCGCTGGGTCTGGACACCCTGCAACGACGCGTGCTCGCGCATGCACTGCGTGATTTCCGGCTCGGCGGCGCCGCGCTGAATGACGCCGATCGCGCGCGCTTCTCCGACATCCAGCAGGCGCTGGCGACGCTGTCGTCCGAGTTCTCCGAACACGTGCTGGACGCGACGGATGCATTCGCCGTGTACGTGGAAGATCTCGCCGAACTCGACGGCCTGCCCGAGGAAACGCTGGCCGCCGCGCGCGCCGCGGCCGAACGCGATGGGCGCGAAGGCTGGAAACTGACGCTGCAGATGCCGTCCTATCTGCCGATCCAGACCTATGCGACCAATCGCGCGCTGCGCGAGCGTTTCTATCGCGCTTACGGCCTGCGCGCGTCCGAGTCCGGCCCCGAAGCGCTCGACAACGGACCGCTGATCGCCCGCATTCTCGCGCTGCGTGAGGAGAAAGCGCGCCTGCTCGGCCACGCGAACTACGCAGAACTGTCGCTCGCGACCAAGATGGCGACCGCCCCTGACGCGGTGCTGACCTTTCTGCGCGATCTCGCCGCGCGCGCACGCCCGCATGCCGAAGAGGACCGCGAACAACTGGCGGCATTCGCGCGCGAGCAGCTCGGCATTCCGTCGCTGGAACCCTGGGACATGTCGTTCGCCAGCGACCGCCTGCGCCAGGCGCGCTACGACTACTCGGCGCAGACGGTGAAACGTTACTTCACCGAAGATCGCGTGCTGGCTGGCCTGTTCGATGTCGTCGAGTCGCTGTACGGCCTGCGTGTCGAACGCGACGACGCACCGGTGTGGCACGAGGACGCGCGGTTCTATCGCCTGACCAACGCCGATGGTGCGCTGGTCGGCCAGTTCTATCTCGATCTCTACGCCCGCGAAGGCAAACGCGGCGGTGCATGGATGGACGACTGCCGCAACCGCCGCGCGACCGCCGACGGCGTGCAGACGCCGCTGGTCTATCTGGTCTGCAACTTCGGCCGCGGGACCGGCGGCCGCCCGGCGACCTTCACCCACGGCGAAGTCACCACGCTGTTCCACGAGATGGGCCACGGCCTGCACCAGTTGCTCACCCAGGTGGATACGCTGCCGATCGCCGGCATCAACGGCGTGGAATGGGATGCGGTCGAACTGCCGAGCCAGTTTATGGAGAACTTCTGCTGGGAATGGGACCGGGTGCAGGCGATGACCGCGCACATCGACACCGGCGAGCCGCTGCCGCGCGACCTGTTCGACCGCATGCGCGCCGCGCGCAATTTCCAGAGCGGATTGCAAACGCTGCGGCAGATCGAGTTCTCCCTGTTCGACATGCTGCTGCACGCGGACTTCGACGCCGGCCGCGATGACATGCTGGCGCTGCTGGAGCGCGTGCGCGACGAAGTCGCGGTGACACGCACGCCGACGTGGCACCGGTTCCCGAACCAGTTCAGCCACATCTTCGCGGGTGGCTACGCGGCCGGCTACTACAGCTACAAATGGGCCGAAGTGCTGAGCGCGGATGCGTATGCGGCGTTCGAGGAGTCGACCGATCAGCTGTCCGAGACCGGCCGGCGCTTCCGCGAAGAAGTGCTGTCGCGCGGCGGCAGCCGCGATGCGATCGAGAACTTCCGTGCGTTCCGCGGGCGCGATCCGGATATCGCGGCGTTGCTGCGGCACAGCGGCATGTGA
- a CDS encoding Na+/H+ antiporter, whose translation MHSIEVVLVMLLAVVASGYLTRVLPRWLPLPLPLVQIALGATIAGVFGQGVTLDPHLFFVLFLPPLLFLDGWRIPKSGLFRDRGLILQLALGLVVFTVIGAGLLIHWMIPVMPLAVAFALAAILSPTDPVAVSSIAARAPIPKRVMHILEGESLLNDASGLVCFRFAVAAALTGTFSLMSASLTFLWLALAGVAVGVLLTIGINRGHAMVSRVFGEEAGTPILISLLTPFGAYLLAEQVGASGILAAVAAGVTMSYVELSGRALATTRVQRAAVWDTVQFSLNGIIFVLLGEQLPWIVERAVRSVREAGHVDPWWLAVYVFAIYGSLFALRFAWVWVSLRIGLYRSGRHDTRPRVRLVAAMSLAGVRGAITLAGVLTLPLLLDDGTPFPTRDLAIFLAAAVIILSLLLGSFVLPRLLRGLEVPEEDEDDRELDRARHEAAIAAVAAVERAQHALPAAQANPDLYASAAVRVMALYEERLRRDGTLGVDAAELRRADDAERALRLAGVHAERERIYALARHREISDEVARKLVRDLDLMEARYR comes from the coding sequence ATGCATTCGATCGAAGTCGTTCTGGTGATGCTGCTGGCCGTGGTCGCCAGCGGTTACCTGACCCGTGTGTTGCCGAGGTGGCTGCCGCTACCGTTGCCGCTGGTGCAGATCGCGCTGGGCGCGACGATCGCCGGGGTGTTCGGTCAGGGCGTGACGCTCGATCCGCATCTGTTCTTCGTGTTGTTCCTGCCGCCGCTGCTGTTCCTGGACGGCTGGCGGATTCCCAAGAGCGGCCTGTTCCGCGACCGCGGGCTGATCCTGCAGCTGGCGCTGGGCCTGGTGGTGTTCACGGTGATCGGCGCGGGCCTGCTGATCCACTGGATGATCCCGGTGATGCCGCTGGCGGTCGCATTCGCGCTGGCTGCGATCCTGTCGCCGACCGATCCGGTGGCGGTGTCGTCGATCGCCGCGCGCGCGCCGATTCCCAAGCGCGTGATGCACATTCTCGAAGGCGAATCTCTGCTCAACGACGCGTCCGGCCTGGTGTGTTTCCGCTTCGCCGTCGCCGCGGCGCTGACCGGTACGTTCTCGCTGATGTCGGCGTCGCTGACCTTCCTGTGGCTGGCGCTCGCCGGCGTCGCGGTAGGCGTGCTGCTGACGATCGGCATCAACCGCGGCCACGCGATGGTCTCGCGCGTGTTCGGCGAGGAAGCCGGCACGCCGATCCTGATCAGCCTGCTCACCCCGTTCGGCGCCTATCTGCTGGCCGAGCAGGTGGGCGCATCGGGGATTCTCGCCGCGGTCGCCGCCGGCGTGACGATGAGCTACGTCGAACTCAGCGGTCGCGCGCTGGCCACTACGCGCGTGCAGCGCGCCGCGGTCTGGGACACGGTGCAGTTCTCGCTCAACGGCATCATCTTCGTGCTGCTGGGCGAGCAGCTGCCGTGGATCGTCGAACGTGCGGTGCGCTCGGTGCGCGAGGCCGGGCACGTCGATCCGTGGTGGCTGGCGGTCTACGTCTTCGCGATCTACGGCAGCCTGTTCGCGCTGCGCTTCGCATGGGTCTGGGTGTCGCTGCGGATCGGGCTGTACCGCAGCGGTCGCCACGACACGCGACCGCGTGTGCGCCTGGTCGCGGCGATGTCGCTGGCCGGCGTGCGGGGCGCGATCACCCTGGCCGGTGTGCTGACGCTGCCGCTGCTGCTCGACGACGGCACGCCGTTTCCGACCCGCGATCTGGCGATCTTTCTCGCCGCCGCGGTGATCATCCTGTCGCTGCTGCTCGGCAGCTTCGTGCTGCCGCGCCTGCTGCGCGGACTGGAGGTGCCGGAAGAGGACGAGGACGACCGCGAACTGGATCGCGCCCGCCACGAGGCGGCGATCGCCGCCGTGGCCGCGGTCGAACGCGCGCAGCACGCGTTACCTGCCGCGCAGGCCAATCCCGACCTCTACGCCAGCGCGGCGGTGCGGGTCATGGCCTTGTACGAGGAGCGGCTGCGCCGTGACGGCACGCTGGGCGTGGACGCCGCCGAACTGCGTCGCGCAGACGACGCCGAACGCGCACTGCGCCTGGCCGGCGTGCATGCCGAGCGCGAACGCATCTACGCACTCGCGCGGCATCGGGAAATTTCCGACGAAGTCGCACGCAAGCTGGTGCGCGATCTGGATCTGATGGAGGCGCGTTACCGTTGA
- a CDS encoding DUF2218 domain-containing protein — protein sequence MSITTTATTVSNDAPRLLRTLCNHWRHKFEITRDDEGGHAFIPFQGEENGADFFVEDDTLRIVLTQPTAEDSERYQTVIENHLQRFARDETLAFDWQPG from the coding sequence ATGTCGATCACCACCACCGCGACCACCGTGTCCAACGACGCCCCGCGCCTGCTGCGCACGCTGTGCAACCACTGGCGGCACAAGTTCGAGATCACCCGCGACGACGAGGGCGGCCACGCCTTCATCCCGTTCCAGGGCGAGGAAAACGGCGCCGACTTCTTCGTCGAAGACGACACGCTGCGCATCGTGCTGACCCAGCCCACGGCCGAGGACAGCGAGCGCTACCAGACGGTCATCGAGAACCATCTGCAGCGCTTCGCGCGCGACGAGACGCTGGCGTTCGACTGGCAGCCGGGTTGA
- the gph gene encoding phosphoglycolate phosphatase (PGP is an essential enzyme in the glycolate salvage pathway in higher organisms (photorespiration in plants). Phosphoglycolate results from the oxidase activity of RubisCO in the Calvin cycle when concentrations of carbon dioxide are low relative to oxygen. This enzyme is a member of the Haloacid Dehalogenase (HAD) superfamily of aspartate-nucleophile hydrolase enzymes (PF00702).) — translation MTDAAAPRAFPWPVVLFDLDGTLVDSASDIAAAVNRLLAELGHAQVDEATVRSWIGDGARQLITSALQHAGELQTVDAVMPRFLRHYEDCLLLDPQLYPGVESTLQALQAEGVRMAVCTNKPSQFVPPLLAALGIDGYFDAVLGAGDLPERKPHPLPLRHLAEGFGVDITQCLMVGDSAADAGAAIAAGAPLVLVGYGYRRDFDLHGCGALAVIERLEELLELR, via the coding sequence ATGACTGATGCCGCCGCGCCCCGCGCGTTTCCCTGGCCGGTCGTGCTGTTCGATCTCGACGGCACCCTTGTCGACAGCGCGTCCGACATCGCCGCCGCGGTCAACCGCCTGCTGGCCGAGCTCGGCCATGCGCAGGTCGACGAGGCGACGGTGCGCAGCTGGATCGGTGACGGTGCGCGCCAGCTGATCACCTCGGCGCTGCAGCATGCCGGCGAACTGCAGACGGTCGATGCGGTGATGCCGCGTTTCCTGCGCCATTACGAGGATTGCCTGCTGCTCGATCCGCAGCTGTATCCGGGCGTGGAATCGACGCTGCAGGCACTGCAGGCCGAAGGCGTGCGGATGGCGGTGTGCACCAACAAGCCGTCGCAGTTCGTGCCGCCGCTGCTCGCGGCGCTGGGGATCGACGGGTATTTCGACGCGGTGCTCGGCGCCGGCGATCTGCCGGAACGCAAGCCGCATCCGCTGCCGCTGCGGCACCTGGCCGAAGGTTTCGGCGTCGACATCACCCAGTGTCTGATGGTCGGCGATTCGGCAGCCGATGCCGGCGCGGCGATCGCGGCCGGCGCGCCGCTGGTGCTGGTCGGCTACGGCTACCGGCGCGATTTCGATCTGCATGGCTGCGGCGCGCTTGCGGTGATCGAGCGGTTGGAAGAGTTGCTCGAACTGCGCTGA
- a CDS encoding mitochondrial fission ELM1 family protein yields the protein MERRPGEERDCGRIWALSDGRAGNARQAEALAAALSPQIETLHLDPRAPWRWAAPRSLPFASNAFGSDYAARLDAAPAIAIGCGRQAALATRLAGQRGARTVQILDPRIDARHWDLVVVPEHDALRGDNVLVARGSLHPVDDAWLAAARDAHPALGALPGPRIAVLLGGDSRHGRFDVAAFNTLADRLDGIVARDGGSLLLTGSRRTSLAVRDALRARYAGRAGCVWADDPDGVNPYAGMLGWADRLVCSSDSVNMLSEACATRAPVFVFAPGLLDGAPQRFVDGLLADGRARPFEDALPAFDVTPLRETARIAAEVRTRLFAMR from the coding sequence GTGGAACGTCGACCAGGCGAAGAGCGGGATTGCGGACGGATCTGGGCGCTCAGCGATGGGCGCGCCGGCAACGCGCGTCAGGCCGAAGCGCTGGCTGCTGCGCTGTCACCGCAGATCGAGACGCTGCATCTCGATCCGCGTGCGCCGTGGCGCTGGGCCGCGCCGCGATCTCTGCCGTTTGCCTCCAACGCCTTTGGCAGCGACTACGCCGCGCGTCTCGATGCCGCGCCCGCCATCGCGATCGGTTGCGGCCGACAGGCCGCACTCGCGACTCGACTAGCGGGTCAACGCGGCGCGCGCACGGTGCAGATCCTCGATCCGCGCATTGACGCGCGGCATTGGGACCTCGTGGTGGTGCCCGAGCACGACGCGCTGCGCGGCGACAACGTGCTGGTCGCACGCGGCAGCCTCCATCCGGTCGACGACGCGTGGCTGGCCGCTGCGCGCGACGCGCATCCTGCGTTGGGCGCCCTGCCCGGCCCGCGGATCGCGGTCCTGCTCGGCGGCGATTCGCGCCACGGGCGTTTCGATGTCGCCGCGTTCAATACGCTCGCCGATCGGCTCGATGGGATCGTCGCGCGCGACGGCGGCAGCCTGCTGCTGACTGGTTCGCGCCGCACCTCGTTGGCCGTGCGCGATGCCTTGCGTGCGCGTTACGCGGGACGCGCCGGTTGCGTCTGGGCGGACGACCCCGACGGCGTGAATCCGTACGCCGGCATGCTCGGCTGGGCCGATCGCCTCGTCTGCTCGTCTGACTCGGTGAACATGCTGTCGGAGGCCTGCGCGACGCGCGCGCCGGTGTTCGTGTTCGCGCCCGGGCTGCTCGACGGCGCGCCGCAGCGTTTCGTCGACGGATTGCTCGCGGATGGGCGCGCGCGCCCGTTCGAGGATGCGCTGCCGGCATTCGATGTCACGCCCTTGCGCGAGACCGCGCGAATCGCGGCCGAAGTGCGTACACGGTTGTTCGCGATGCGTTGA
- a CDS encoding malonic semialdehyde reductase yields the protein MTDVLPDAALDQLFRTARTYNGFSGEISDDTLRQLYDLLKFAPTSANSSPARFVFVKSAEGKAKLGPALSEGNYEKTMAAPVVVIVAHDEDFHEKLPFLFPHTDAKSWFDGPRENREVPAFRNGSLQGAYLILAARALGLDAGPMSGFDNAKVDEAFFAGTAIKSNFIINLGTGDPSTIFPRSPRLPFDEAARIV from the coding sequence ATGACCGATGTTCTGCCCGATGCCGCGCTCGACCAGCTGTTCCGCACCGCCCGCACCTATAACGGGTTCAGCGGCGAGATCAGCGACGACACGCTGCGCCAGCTCTACGATCTGCTGAAGTTCGCGCCGACGTCGGCCAACTCGTCGCCCGCGCGCTTCGTGTTCGTGAAGTCGGCCGAAGGCAAGGCGAAGCTCGGTCCTGCATTGAGCGAAGGCAACTATGAGAAAACGATGGCCGCGCCGGTCGTAGTAATCGTCGCCCACGACGAGGATTTCCACGAGAAGCTGCCGTTCCTGTTCCCGCACACCGATGCCAAGAGCTGGTTCGACGGTCCGCGCGAGAACCGCGAGGTGCCGGCGTTCCGCAATGGCAGCCTGCAGGGCGCGTATCTGATCCTGGCCGCGCGCGCGCTGGGTCTGGACGCCGGCCCGATGTCCGGCTTCGACAATGCCAAGGTCGACGAGGCGTTCTTTGCCGGCACCGCGATCAAGTCGAATTTCATCATCAATCTCGGCACCGGCGATCCGTCGACGATCTTCCCGCGCTCGCCGCGCCTGCCGTTCGACGAAGCCGCGCGCATCGTCTGA
- a CDS encoding YceI family protein encodes MRTAHLLLPLAAALALAACAQQDAAPADATPPAASAPAQPATAAPADTAPAAEAITGVSGTYVLDPKHTDVIAQWSHFGFSNPIAHFGEVSGQIVYNAENVGASSVEVTLPLSGLNSHVGDFDDHLRSADFFDAAKFPNATFKSTVVESAGTNQLKVTGDLTIKDITKPVVLDVTINKFGEQPMAKRAAAGFDAVATIKRSDFGVGAYAPNVSDEVELRITTEAVVAEGAAPAAPAAQ; translated from the coding sequence ATGCGTACCGCCCACCTGCTGCTCCCGCTTGCCGCCGCCCTTGCCCTCGCCGCCTGCGCCCAGCAGGACGCTGCACCGGCGGACGCGACCCCGCCCGCCGCTTCCGCGCCCGCACAGCCGGCGACCGCTGCACCGGCCGACACCGCGCCGGCCGCCGAGGCCATCACCGGCGTGTCCGGCACCTACGTGCTCGATCCCAAGCACACCGACGTGATCGCCCAGTGGAGCCACTTCGGCTTCTCCAACCCGATCGCGCATTTCGGCGAAGTCTCCGGCCAGATCGTCTACAACGCCGAGAACGTCGGCGCGTCGTCGGTCGAAGTCACGCTGCCGCTGTCGGGTCTGAACTCGCATGTCGGCGATTTCGACGACCACCTGCGCAGCGCCGATTTCTTCGACGCGGCCAAGTTCCCGAACGCCACGTTCAAGAGCACCGTGGTCGAGAGCGCCGGCACCAACCAGCTCAAGGTCACCGGTGACCTGACGATCAAGGACATCACCAAGCCGGTGGTGCTGGACGTCACGATCAACAAGTTCGGCGAGCAGCCGATGGCCAAGCGCGCCGCCGCCGGTTTCGATGCCGTGGCGACGATCAAGCGCAGCGATTTCGGCGTCGGTGCGTATGCGCCGAACGTCAGCGACGAAGTCGAACTGCGCATCACCACCGAAGCCGTCGTCGCCGAGGGTGCTGCCCCGGCCGCGCCTGCCGCACAGTAA
- a CDS encoding zinc-finger domain-containing protein, with amino-acid sequence MTAAPTQANAAQRYEVRRADLPLSCPLPSMALWNSHPRVYLPIEAENGESDCPYCGAHFVLVD; translated from the coding sequence ATGACCGCAGCCCCGACGCAAGCCAACGCCGCCCAGCGCTATGAAGTGCGCCGCGCCGATCTGCCGCTGAGCTGTCCGCTGCCGTCGATGGCGCTGTGGAATTCGCATCCGCGCGTCTACCTGCCGATCGAAGCCGAGAACGGCGAGTCCGACTGCCCGTACTGCGGTGCGCACTTCGTCCTCGTCGACTGA
- a CDS encoding glycosyltransferase — MRRPLTVIQLLPALSSGGVERSTIEIAQALVDAGHRAIVVSAGGRLVPALEATGARHVTLDIGAKSFRVLRHVRTLRRLFADTGADIVHARSRLPAWIGWWALRGMPGARRPHFVTTMHGLNSPSRYSAIMARGERVICVSDTVRDYLLQHYPATPRARLRVIPRGIDPAQFPATPHPDAAARADVAAHWPALGGNGPLLLLPGRGTRLKGHHDAIALLADLRTGGLDARLWMPGAREPGREAYLEELTRAADDAGCADALAMTAPTDAIAHAYAASDLVLQLSRKPEAFGRTVLEALSCARPVVGWAHGGVGELLVQLQPEGAVPPFDRVALAHAARALVTRAPARAGTMPDTLRAMQEATLAVYDEFDDDN; from the coding sequence ATGCGTCGACCGCTCACCGTCATCCAGCTGCTGCCCGCGTTGTCGTCGGGCGGCGTCGAGCGCTCCACGATCGAAATCGCGCAGGCGCTGGTCGATGCCGGCCACCGCGCGATCGTCGTCTCCGCCGGCGGACGCCTCGTGCCCGCATTGGAGGCGACCGGCGCACGCCACGTCACGCTCGATATCGGTGCGAAATCGTTCCGGGTGCTGCGCCACGTGCGCACGTTGCGACGCCTGTTCGCAGACACCGGCGCCGACATCGTGCATGCCCGCTCGCGACTGCCGGCGTGGATCGGCTGGTGGGCCTTGCGCGGCATGCCCGGGGCGCGCCGTCCGCATTTCGTCACCACCATGCACGGGCTCAATTCCCCGTCGCGCTACAGCGCGATCATGGCCCGCGGCGAACGCGTGATCTGCGTGTCCGATACCGTGCGCGACTATCTGCTGCAGCACTATCCGGCGACGCCGCGCGCGCGCCTGCGGGTGATCCCGCGCGGGATCGATCCCGCACAGTTTCCCGCCACGCCACATCCCGATGCGGCCGCGCGCGCCGATGTCGCAGCGCACTGGCCGGCGCTCGGTGGCAATGGCCCGCTGTTGCTGTTGCCGGGACGCGGCACTCGGCTGAAGGGGCATCACGATGCGATTGCCCTGCTCGCCGACCTGCGCACCGGTGGTCTGGACGCGCGTCTGTGGATGCCCGGCGCACGCGAACCGGGACGCGAGGCCTATCTCGAAGAACTCACGCGCGCTGCCGACGACGCCGGTTGCGCCGACGCGCTGGCGATGACCGCACCGACCGATGCAATCGCGCATGCCTACGCGGCCAGCGATCTCGTGCTGCAGCTGTCGCGCAAGCCGGAAGCCTTCGGCCGCACTGTGCTCGAAGCGCTGTCGTGCGCGCGGCCGGTCGTCGGCTGGGCACATGGCGGCGTCGGCGAACTGCTCGTGCAGTTGCAGCCCGAAGGCGCGGTACCCCCTTTCGATCGCGTCGCATTGGCGCACGCCGCACGCGCGCTGGTCACGCGAGCGCCTGCGCGAGCCGGTACGATGCCCGACACGCTGCGTGCGATGCAGGAGGCGACCCTCGCGGTCTATGACGAGTTCGACGACGACAACTGA
- a CDS encoding O-antigen ligase family protein, whose protein sequence is MTSSTTTTEPTTGARAPRPVGWRWAPHWVLAFVILWPAPGYAEGVMVLGALAAIIHLLAARFRGGAALLSAPAWALTSVLFFAYWLPQLLSAVDSVDVGRALREALVDLRYLPFLWLVASAVATRRGRRITLGGLAVIVAVWTLDGLAEVVFGTSPLFFGIDQLKQLISSRPMCTLEQVAAADRLGGVLGPCNLKLGVVLASLSPFGLYWAGRRFGISGWLVASAAIGIVLLFAGSRASWLTYALVLLLSGWRLLGWRRLLAVFVAGVVVAVAAAAISPQVRERIERTATGLSTDASAVDDALAGRARIWDASLCMIRENPINGVGARGFREAFPGCDPRPDEMAAWGDGPAFHAHQIVLEIGSETGLIGLLMWLAGVAMAWRAWRFASPEAREQARPAMLALAVTVFPLNTHLAFYSTFWGGFTLLLSALYAGSLLARVEPVQPTDGVLR, encoded by the coding sequence ATGACGAGTTCGACGACGACAACTGAGCCGACGACCGGCGCGCGCGCACCGCGGCCCGTCGGCTGGCGCTGGGCGCCGCACTGGGTGCTGGCCTTCGTGATCCTGTGGCCCGCGCCGGGTTACGCCGAGGGCGTGATGGTGCTGGGCGCGCTGGCCGCGATCATCCATCTGCTCGCCGCACGTTTCCGCGGCGGCGCGGCCTTGCTGAGCGCGCCCGCCTGGGCACTGACCAGCGTGCTGTTCTTCGCCTACTGGCTGCCGCAGTTGCTGTCGGCGGTCGATTCGGTCGATGTCGGACGCGCGCTGCGCGAAGCGCTGGTCGATCTGCGCTATCTGCCGTTCCTGTGGCTGGTGGCCTCCGCCGTCGCGACGCGTCGCGGCCGGCGCATCACGCTCGGGGGGCTCGCCGTGATCGTCGCGGTGTGGACGCTCGACGGCCTGGCCGAAGTCGTGTTCGGCACCAGTCCGCTGTTTTTCGGCATCGACCAGCTCAAGCAGCTGATCAGCAGCCGGCCGATGTGCACGCTCGAACAGGTCGCCGCCGCAGACCGTCTCGGCGGCGTGCTCGGCCCCTGCAACCTCAAGCTCGGCGTGGTGCTGGCGAGCCTGTCACCGTTCGGTCTGTACTGGGCCGGTCGCCGCTTCGGCATCAGTGGCTGGTTGGTTGCGAGCGCGGCGATCGGCATCGTGCTGCTGTTCGCCGGCTCGCGCGCATCGTGGCTCACCTATGCGCTGGTGCTGCTGCTGTCGGGCTGGCGTCTGCTCGGCTGGCGCCGCCTGCTGGCGGTGTTCGTCGCGGGTGTCGTCGTCGCGGTCGCGGCGGCGGCGATCTCGCCGCAGGTCCGCGAGCGCATCGAGCGCACCGCGACGGGCCTGTCGACCGATGCATCCGCCGTCGACGATGCACTGGCGGGCCGCGCCCGTATCTGGGACGCGTCGCTGTGCATGATCCGCGAGAACCCGATCAACGGTGTGGGCGCACGCGGCTTCCGCGAAGCCTTCCCGGGCTGCGATCCGCGCCCCGATGAAATGGCCGCCTGGGGCGACGGACCCGCGTTCCACGCCCACCAGATCGTGCTCGAGATCGGCAGCGAGACCGGACTCATCGGCCTGCTGATGTGGCTGGCCGGTGTCGCGATGGCCTGGCGCGCGTGGCGCTTCGCCTCACCCGAAGCACGCGAGCAGGCGCGCCCGGCGATGCTCGCACTCGCGGTCACGGTGTTCCCGCTCAACACGCATCTCGCGTTCTATTCGACGTTCTGGGGCGGCTTCACACTGCTGCTGTCCGCCCTCTATGCCGGCAGTCTGCTGGCGCGCGTCGAACCGGTGCAGCCGACAGACGGCGTGCTGCGCTGA